Genomic DNA from Epinephelus moara isolate mb chromosome 24, YSFRI_EMoa_1.0, whole genome shotgun sequence:
NNNNNNNNNNNNNNNNNNNNNNNNNNNNNNNNNNNNNNNNNNNNNNNNNNNNNNNNNNNNNNNNNNNNNNNNNNNNNNNNNNNNNNNNNNNNNNNNNNNNNNNNNNNNNNNNNNNNNNNNNNNNNNNNNNNNNNNNNNNNNNNNNNNNNNNNNNNNNNNNNNNNNNNNNNNNNNNNNNNNNNNNNNNNNNNNNNNNNNNNNNNNNNNNNNNNNNNNNNNNNNNNNNNNNNNNNNNNNNNNNNNNNNNNNNNNNNNNNNNNNNNNNNNNNNNNNNNNNNNNNNNNNNNNNNNNNNNNNNNNNNNNNNNNNNNNNNNNNNNNNNNNNNNNNNNNNNNNNNNNNNNNNNNNNNNNNNNNNNNNNNNNNNNNNNNNNNNNNNNNNNNNNNNNNNNNNNNNNNNNNNNNNNNNNNNNNNNNNNNNNNNNNNNNNNNNNNNNNNNNNNNNNNNNNNNNATCTCttcctgtctacgtatctgttctacaaccagctttcttttatctttgagacctgctttattccataccggtttgcctgagccaagccccaggcctccccggccaaactgaacattacctacaatctctgcatgcctaagagcaaatggtatctgagtgcaagcagcatggtatctgagtgcaagcacacagtttgagcagaaacagagtagatccaagtgcaagcagaggctatttgagtgcgagggcagggtttttgaatgtgaaatcaataaataatgctctcaaactttCCAAACtctttccattcatgctgtatttctttttctactttgcacggagcattggaacaaaaacaatttccccccggggattaataaagtattctgaatctgaatctgaatctgaatcaaactgatagaccactctcttgaataaagatagggataaagctccatagaaatcattttacatttaatttgaaGAATATAAATGTTCCTACATGGGAACAGAGTAATCCAGGTTAGTTCTGTCTTTAAGCACCTGAACCTGAGGCACAACATGTCCTCTTacttttgtttgtctctatgcAAATTCAGAATATAAATAGTGTGGTCCTGGATCTATCTCAGTGGCTCGGGGTTTCATCTATTACACAATTGAATGTTGCAGACAGACACAATGTCCTCCACGGGAACAGCCGCAACGTCTAGGAAACATAAGTCATCAAAACATTGGATAAGTATTCATGTttccatgtatttttttctgtacaacatatttttttgtgccTTGCAACAGACTATCTGCATCATCTGGCGCTGAGGGGCTGATTGCACAACGTGTATTATCTTTTTCAGATCATTAAAGCACTGCAGATTAAGTGGTAATATCTGGACAGCTCTGTCTTCATTACAACATAAGTGTGAGGCATTCAAAAATAGATTCCCACCAGCTAATAATAACTTCTGTTTAACATATCAAAGCTGAAGTCTTTCCATGACTGACAGGAATAATTGTACAGTAGATTCTGAATATAAAAGCAGAGACTGGAGGGAGTTTGTGTCATcctcacctctgtgtgtgtgtgtgtgtgtgtgtgtgtgtNcacacacacacacacacacacacacacacacacacacacacacacacacacacacacacacacacacacacacacacacacaatgactcACATGGCTAAATATCACCACTGGAACAACACTGAGCTCTAGTGGTGAGAACATCTCAAGAGAAACGATAATATGAGAAATTACTGAGAGTGCCTCAGGCTAGGGCTTGGCAATATAGCGATATTTTATCAGTATTGTGATACCAGACTTGTCTATAAATCATAATATCAtaagtgttgtgttttcctgttttaaagcTGGATTACAAcaatgtaattttctgaacttaccagttACCATTTAGCTGTTCTGTTGTTTAACACTTCATCATTACATCCACATAAGTGATGATTATTTATctaaaatctcattgtgtaaatattttgtgaaagcacaaATAGTAAGTCCTACAATACTGCTGCATTActgatattgaggtatttggtcaaaaacattGTGATACTTGATTTTCTCCATACTACCCAGCCCTCCttcacaaatgtttttattggtaGGCTAGTACAAatgcattatattttaaatcGGTAAGCTGATAACTTTAAAACTGCACAAAATAGTGGAGATCCTATCATCTTAAAAGTGGACATATTATATATTAGATGTCTTTAAAAAGAAGTCGAAAGAAGCAAAGTGgaaatacacaaacatattAGCAGTACCtcttcaaaactgtttttaaatacaATACTTGACTTAGTCtggttacattccaccactgcatatTTGCAGTTGTGGAggagattttgtttgtttggtgtgtttgtttgttttgaataaTCATACCATACTCATCAGTTACACCTCTGCTTTTCATCTATTCTAGCAGGTGACCTGCATATGGACATACAATAGATTTTGTCGCCCTGATTGTGTAGCAGCATGACTATACAAAACTGAGattagatagataaataaataaataatacaaaagaaaaagtaattaATTTTCGGTTGTGTTGTGGAGCCCTTACATGGACGTATAAGATTTTGAATAATTTGAAGCTTTTTGCATATTATGCACTGCTGTGATTACAATTCTgtgttactttttcttttttttaatttatgcacttttattattattattattatttttattatttaaattacttattttcttttattttactttattttttcttgccAGGGTTGGGGATATTATGCTTATTTCCTTTGTTGAAGTGTTACTGttcatgtttaatgtttaaaatctCAATATAAAAGATTGTTTAAAAAAGTCTGCTGTGTCCACACCCACTTGGAGAGCTCATATAAACCCCCTATAGAGCAGTACCCTATGTAATAACTTATAACACATGCATGATGAGATTGAAGATTGACTGGCCACTGGTGGTTACTTTATGACAGTTAAGTAGCAGCTGTCCTCCGTTAGTTTTTCAGCACACAGTTTTCTCTTGTCTTCATCCTTTCCTGGCCTGGTGCAGTACCCAACTAATTCATGCTGTATCGGTGCATCCAAGGCTCACAGGTCTTTCAAGGGCTCTTGCTCCAGTGTGGAGGGGTGTTTACACTGATCCGTCTGCAGTAGGGCGTCCTCTGCAGGATGGGAGAGCTCTTTGTTACAGGAGGCTACATTATAAGTGTTAAAGATTAAAACCGTGCGTTTTCCAGGttgactgtgtttatttatttgtttaaacaaCGTGTCCTCTTGGTCAGGACGGTGCAGGGCCTGGCTGCAGTGTGCAGGGTGacggctctgtgtgtctcagaGTAGTGACGTGTGTTAGCGGCTTGTCTGGTGACGTGTCTCTACTGCTCTCTCTTTTCTTACGGAGCGGCTGGATGGAGCCACACTGACTCCGCTGAGCACTCAAACTGGTACCAGTAACACGGCAGGAGTCGGCCTAAGGACACCATGGGGAGTACGTGACATTCTTCTCTTGTATACACGTGTTCAGGGTGGTGGAATAGAcctgctgtctttttttatctTCAACAATAGCGGATATAAAGCGTCCGTCGGCAAGCTAATTGGCTATGGCTAACCTTGGATAGGTTAACGCTAGGTGGCAAGTTGCAGCTAGCTTACAACTGGAGCTAgcgtttattttaattaaattatgtcTCGCTGACAGTTGACAGTCGGAGCCAGTTTCTGACATCTTGCCTTCGTCTTTAAAATCGGTGCTTCCTCTTTTTGTGATTCACTGCACACTCGTTTTGTGATTGTAGCTAGTTAGCATCATGCTAGCTGTCTGTGCTGTGTAACCAGGGTGGTTTACTGTAAAGACAAGCTGATACTggcttcttctccttttttaaaTGAGCATGTTGAAAGGTTTGCAATGTCAAATTGACTAGTGGAGTATCAGAGGATAATTCAGTGGCATGTGTTAAATCGCCTGCTGTCAAAGTCAATTTCAGTGATTGACACAGCTGATCAGCCACAAGAGGAAACACTCAGCAGCCAGGCGCTGCTAAATGACCAGCATTACACACCAGATACAAGTTACTGTCAACCTTGCTcaagcttatttatttatttattttttggtctcTGCAAAGATATTGCTGAGATAATACAGCTTGTTGCTGCACTGGCCAGTTGACCGCTGGCAGCTGTTTAGCCTGTTGGTAGTGCTGACGTAGCATCTACAGTAACCTTGTTTAAGAAGATCTGCATCAACTCAAGATGACTCGAATAAATGTGGTGTCAATGCAGTGTCTCTTATGTGTTTTAACCTGCTAATGTCTTTCTGCAGTTAAATTTTTGGAGGTCATCAAGCCGTTCTGTGCGGTCTTGCCAGAAATTCAGAAACCAGAAAGAAAGGTATGTTTAGGTCATTTTTAACATCAGTTGCATTATGTCCGCACTGTGCATGTATGAGTGGATATGACTGACTTCTGCTCCTTTTTTTAATCCTCACAGATTCAGTTTAGGGAAAAAGTACTATGGACCGCCATCACGCTATTCATCTTTCTGGTGTGCTGCCAGGTTAGTATCTGTTGATGTCAACCAACCTGCTGTTTATTTAGTGGTGATAGTGGTTTGTGACAgtgttttatatcttttttcttGATTCAGATTCCTCTCTTCGGCATCATGTCTTCAGATTCAGCAGATCCCTTCTACTGGATGAGAGTAATCTTGGCTTCCAACAGAGGTGCTTGAGTTGTATTTGTTAAACAGAGTTAATCATATGGTTCTTTGTGTCCTGTGCAGCTCCAACAAGTAGAAATAATCTAATTTCAGTGTTGTTATCAGACCTGACATAATCTTGTTATCAGATGTGATGAGTCAAAGGTCAACAGATGTAGGCCCGTGTGCtttgtttctgatgctgctgcttTTGTTGTACTAACTGAGACTTAAAGTGACACTAATGCTGTTCACCTCCAGGTACTCTGATGGAGCTGGGTATCTCACCCATTGTCACCTCAGGCCTTATtatgcagctgctggctggTGCCAAGATCATTGAGGTGGGAGACACTCCCAAGGACAGAGCTCTCTTCAACGGAGCTCAGAAATGTATGTCTACTACTTGCTGCATATGCTATCTTTAGAGCCTGTCAAGTACCTTTTGAAAACATGAAGGTTTTTTATTTGCCTTGAAGATAGCAGACACAATACACTGTTCAGTAACATCAGTAGTAGCTGTCCCTGCAAGACTGCCAATTGCAAAtcatttttctctgtctctctgcagtgttTGGAATGATCATCACCATTGGACAGGCCATTGTATATGTTATGACTGGCATGTATGGAGACCCTTCAGAGATGGGTGCTGGGATATGCTTGCTCATCATCATCCAGGTTAataacaactctctgtgctgctgtccagcaTAATATGTGGAAATGTGTGGATGTAGAAGCAGAGACAGTATATTTCCAAGGTGTAGGCTCTCTGTCTGAAATagtttcttctttctttcattcAGGATTTTATTAACAATAGAAAAAACATTAATCTCCTGCTAAAATAACATTTGTCAGTCAAAATATTTAACTCACATTCTTTATAGCAGTCAGTCAACCTGGTTTAAATGTGTGAAGCACTTAGAGAATGAATATAAACCATGTTAGACATTATTTTCTTGTGGCAAGCAGACAATAAAGATGAGATTCTAATCATCTCCCTTCGTGAGATAGGCAAAAATCAGAAAATTCAAATGCTGACAGGTTCATTTGGACTGTCATTAGTGTTTGTTGTACACAGCTATTTCAAACAGCTTTTGGTCTGCTTGAATCGGATCTTTACAAACCTCCTGTCCATTTCTTCAGCTCTTTGTTGCAGGTCTTATTGTCTTGCTGCTGGATGAGCTGCTCCAGAAGGGCTATGGTCTGGGCTCGGGTATCTCTCTCTTCATTGCAACTAACATCTGTGAGACGATCGTGTGGAAGGCATTCAGCCCCACCACTGTCAACACGGGCAGAGGTATGGGCACTGGGGACGtacacatttttaaagctgACTGATGAAAAAGGAGATAAATCTTTATGTGTATTGTAATGGCTAACCCTGTGACTCCCGTTGTTTACCCAGGTACTGAGTTTGAGGGAGCCATCATTGCTCTCTTTCATCTCCTGGCCACCCGCACAGACAAGGTGCGTGCCCTGAGAGAGGCCTTCTACAGACAAAACCTGCCTAACCTCATGAACCTCATCGCCACCGTCTTCGTGTTTGCAGTGGTAATATACTTCCAGGTGAGCTTGCAACAGCAACTTAAGACATTCTAGTGTCttacatgcttttattgcaCTGAAGGACGACATGTTTTGAAACAAATATCTGCTTACTGATTGCCACACTTTGTTACATCACCAGGGCTTCAGGGTGGACCTGCCCATCAAGTCAGCACGCTACCGTGGTCAGTACAACACCTACCCCATCAAACTGTTCTACACGTCCAACATCCCCATCATCCTGCAGTCTGCCCTGGTCTCCAATCTCTACGTAATATCTCAGATGCTCTCAACGCGTTTCAGTGGAAACTTCCTCGTCAACCTCCTGGGAACCTGGTCTGTAAGTATATATAATGGATGCTTGACCTCCAGCACATCAAGTCTCAGTCCTTGGAACATGTTTAGAGATCAGAACACTGTATCAAGGAATCTTGATTTGCCTGAAGAGGGTACAGTCAGGCGCCATCTCTTGTGTAttaggccctgtctacacatatacagatatttttgaacaCAAAAATGACTTCAAACACTTGCCAATGATAGCTGTCTTCCACAGTCTCTACTTGTCGCACTGATTGTTAAGTATACAGGCTAACGTAACCTTTTTAAAACACCTAGTGAAGATGTCGACACTGTTTATTCCCCTTCAATTTAAGGATGAGGAATCTCACTCAAAGATACAAGTGATGCCCTGGACATGTGAACGTTTTCTTTCCACTCCTCATTGACAACAATATCCAGGGTTTCCACGGTCATGAaagacctggaaaagtcatggaatttttcTTATGTAGCTGACATAACATAGCTCTAATATGCGTCAATATCgccaatgttttgtttaccatcatgtatgtttcttcattttctccccaTTACTCTCATCATCTATGTGAGCTAGGTGAATTAtatttgaatagagtttgagTGTGATATGTTCAAAAACTTTGGGCAAGTTgggcaagaaaaaaacaatatattatgggtccttgaaatgTCATGGAAAAGTTTCGAAATTTAGTCCACAAAAATGTGTGGGGACCCTGAATATCTCTCTTGAAATTGTCCCAACATCTGCTGGTTCAACCAGGTCTGATCCAAAGATGTCTTTTCTGACAGACTTTAAACCACGGATGCTGAGGTGGACCAAATAACATTTGGTGCCACAGGTGGCTTTGTTCATCCTTGAAATGGTGCAGCAATGAAGAAGTCATTAGACCAAGCATTGCTGACAAAACGTTTgctattgttgttattgtttctgGTGCATGCTaattacacaaagcaacagtTGATGTGCACGGATTGaggagatgatgtcatcatttcCTAAACGCTCTGTTTTAAATGTCCATATGGATACAGAgcttctcattcattcattatctgtaacAACTTATCCTGCTGAAGCCTATCACAGAtgtcattgggtgagaggcagggtacacactggacaggtcgccagactatcatagggctgacacacagagacagacaaccattcatgcttacattcacacctacaggcaatttaaagTCCTCAGTTAACCTATactctttggactgtgggaggaagccggagaaccttgagaaaacccatgctgacacagggagaacatgcgaACTCTGCACACACTCTTGCTGCAATGCGctagtgctaaccactgcaccactgttcTCTCCAATAAGTTCAAATACCGCTTCGTAAACAGAAATAGATTTGAAAGACAAAGCCAAAGGACCCAGATCTGACAGTTCCCCAAATAACTGTTGCCTTTCACTTCTGTATTTGTTACAAGAGAACATTAGGTGTTTGACTGTTTCTAACtctccacactgacacagaccaTTTGGATGCTTGCCTATGACTTTCAAATAGCTGTCTGAACCACAGTGACCCGGTCTCAGCCAAGTTAGAACAACATCATCCCTTCTTCCAGAATTAATTATCTATCTCTCCTTTTTAACAGAGGGCTGCAGAGAGAAGTAACGTCTGCCCCTTTGCTCTTCTTTCCTCcactgtttttgccactgaatgAGCTGCCCTTGAAAGCAACTGCAGTTTTGAAAACTCTGCACCTTAGAAAGCATTTTAAAATTCTCGGTTTTAAGGGCCTAAAACTCCGTTTGTGTGGACAAGAGGCCAAAACATGggggaaaatatctgttttcaaaCATATCTGTGCACATGTAGATGGGGTCTTAGTTAGTCAAAGAAATGCAGCATCTGACTTacaaaatctttttctttttaggacACCTCGACTGGTGGACCAGCTCGGGCCTACCCAGTGGGCGGTCTCTGCTACTACCTGTCACCTCCAGAGTCGTTTGGTTCTGTCCTGGACGACCCGGTTCATGCTGTTATCTACATTGTCTTCATGCTTGGCTCCTGCGCCTTCTTCTCCAAGACCTGGATTGAGGTTTCAGGATCCTCTGCCAAAGATGTAAGTCTGTGTTTATGCAAGCATTTTCCACTTGCTTTGTGTCAGTCCCACATGAAATTAACCCAGGTATATCACTTTGTGTGTCAGGTGGCGAAGCAGCTGAAGGAGCAACAGATGGTAATGAGGGGACATAGGGAGACCTCTATGGTGCATGAGCTTAACAGGTACAAAGCAAACTTGCAAACAGGATTCATGTTTGTTACTTGCAGCATATGGAAAGTTGTTCTTCAGAATATTTATGTATTAATAATGGATTTACAATTCACAGGTACATCCCCACAGCTGCTGCCTTCGGTGGCCTCTGCATAGGAGGGCTGTCCGTCATGGCTGACTTCCTGGGTGCCATCGGTTCGGGGACAGGAATTCTCTTGGCTGTGACCATCATCTACCAGTACTTTGAAATCTTTGTAAAGGAGCAGAGTGAAGTCGGCAGCATGGGAGCGCTGCTCTTCTAGAAAATACCAACCTTCTGACACACATCAGACGCAAAGCATTCATCCCCccatcatgttttttattttgcattttttttgcaattcGCACAATCACTACATTTTGCAGCTGGGATAGGTAATTTTCTCCACCGCCTGTGTTTTCCACCATTACCTCTCTAGCATGACAATGCTGAGAAAACCGTTTCGGTTACTCCCAGCGCTGAGCATAGTATTGTGTGTCATCAGTCCTTTACCTCCAATAGCTTTTACCCATCTCTCTGCAGGCTGCCTAAGTCCCCACTGACTGTCTCATCAGCTGAAGAATGCCTAAAAGCACACACGTGTGGGGTGCTGTCTCTGACTTACCTCAGGCATTGTTCATTGCAGCATGTTCAAGGAACACTAAGACAGCGACAATGTGTTAGTGCTTATTTTGAGCTGGAAGCACTGCCTGGACATTTTGGGGGAGCTGAAAGAAAGCCATGTCATGTTCATCACAGGTAGCAATCACACTTGAGGTTTCTGGGGGCCTATGGTAAGGATGTGAAAAGTATGAATAAAAAATGCTTGTACTCCTGATAAGGTTTCTGGTAATCTCAGACAAGCTGTTGGTggtttttatttacctttattttgatattttaaatgatGGACTATGTTTATATTCACTCTGGTCTTATGTAGGGCACAGCGTTTGTCCTCTGTCTCTGGGTCCTCAAAggaaagtgtttgtctgtgtgtcatcATGCTCTTTTATTCCCAGACTGAATCGCTGCACAAAATACTGCCGAGATGGTCGGGATGAGGGTGGGTTTGATAGGGACGAAAGGGGGTTTCATTTTGGTTTTTACTTTATGTAACAGACATAAttgtgttattaaaaaaaaaaacaggatttttttttccaacaaactTGACATTGTGTTTTGATTCCTATTGTCTACTTGTGTCCTTGCATGTTCTGTGACCACTACAGGATAGTATTTGTGGGTCAAATTATGAAGAATAACATCATAGCATAGCAACTGAGTGTCTTAGGGCACATTATTAAAAAGTTACAGCTGGATTTGGCACCAAAGGACAGGgctgaaaatatgttttttgtccacctgcctcTGCTAAAGGGCAATAAGACGAACTTCCAGCAACAAGCTTTGACATAGTTATGAACTTCCTAAGGCTGTCAGTTTGATAATAGCCTCTAGAGTTGAGACAAGTTTATGTCCAACAAGCTTTGATCTATAACTTGATTGTAGTTTAATTCAGTTTGTGTGCTTTTAATGACTTACCTTCCACTAGAGGTCACTGTGTGAGGTTTAAAATGAGCTTACATCCCATAGTAAAgagtaaaatataaatataaggGGAGATTTTGCTGTTGTAACTGTACAGTGGGNTCTCTCATAGTTGAAGTgtacctctgatgaaaattacagacctctctcatctttctaagtaggagaacttgcaaaatcagtggctgactaaatacttttttgccccactgtatgtgtgtgggtctTCTCTCATTACATCAGATGTTGCGTAATAGAGCTTTATTGTGACAATGAAACAAGGATAGAATAGAAATCACTTCATGACCAATCAGAAGTCCAGTCACCTATGACTATTAAATATTTCTATATATCCTATAATCTGCAGATTGAATGTCACCAAACATAAGTTAAGAGGCAGTGCGCTGACGGATATTTATGCTTTGTCGTTAACCATTTTGTCCCCAAGTTAACTTTTCCATCTGCTAGCTCTTTATGTGAAAAACTGGGGCCTTGCAGCTCTGAGACTGTAGGACGTGTGAGCTTGGTTATTATCTGTAGTTTGTCATGCACACCAGTGAGGCAGAAATTAATCACCTCCTCAGGGATGgagcagacaaaaacaaaaaactgtccTCTGATTGCTTTGGTCGAGAGTGGTACAGAGATCATTTCAAGGGGTTTATCATGACTCACAAGGTGATGTGACTGCAACAGAGCTGAAAACAGAAGGAAACTtgataagttaaaataaaaatggcagattattgttacatttatttgcaaattcagattatttaaaatgattcacTACCtattttgattttacttttataaaaaataatctaGGAATATCTATAAATGTCTTGTAGTCATTTTCTTctgcttatttattttaatatttatttactgaTTTCTCTATTTAAGAAACAACGGTGcattaacatgtacacacaaaacTGTCCGTTGAGGCCACTTTTTGTGGTCCCATAGTGCTGTAGTTCCTGATATAAAAGTCCAAAATCCAGTTGTAGTCTCTTCTTGTGAATGTGGAATTTTATATATCAATAATAGAATTACATTTTCCCACTTCATTACCtttaaattacagcaaaatatCTCTGTCCTACAATTGAATTGTCTGTCCACTTTTCCATCTTAAATAATGTTGAACATCCACCCAAAATATTCCGGTACACATACgggaataaaacaaatgacataAAGTGGGCTACAAGAATATTCAACATCTATCCTAAATCTCTCCAGTGTCTTCTTTTTTGCTGGATAGATTTGATGCAACATTTTTAAGGTATacccttttgtttttattgacaaaatgagcatgtacaaaaaaatcattaatgACAAAACATGTAGAAAAGTCCATGTAGAGATGACAAGTGTATGTGAAGAGTATGAATAACATTAGGCCTATTTCAAGACAATGACatcaaagtaaacaaacaaacagcccaAAAAATTGCATAATTTTCCAacaacttgatttttttttattattatatctataaagaaatttaaaaaaagaaagaaagaaaaagaattagCAGGGCTtacaagcatacaaaaaagggGGGAAGAGGATTGGGAGGAAAATGCGTAATTTTGTAAAAGcttgactttttatttgtttctttgtttgttattatatttatatattattcaaattaataattttaaatattttttatattttttggggttatatttatttatta
This window encodes:
- the LOC126385847 gene encoding protein transport protein Sec61 subunit alpha-like 1, with amino-acid sequence MGIKFLEVIKPFCAVLPEIQKPERKIQFREKVLWTAITLFIFLVCCQIPLFGIMSSDSADPFYWMRVILASNRGTLMELGISPIVTSGLIMQLLAGAKIIEVGDTPKDRALFNGAQKLFGMIITIGQAIVYVMTGMYGDPSEMGAGICLLIIIQLFVAGLIVLLLDELLQKGYGLGSGISLFIATNICETIVWKAFSPTTVNTGRGTEFEGAIIALFHLLATRTDKVRALREAFYRQNLPNLMNLIATVFVFAVVIYFQGFRVDLPIKSARYRGQYNTYPIKLFYTSNIPIILQSALVSNLYVISQMLSTRFSGNFLVNLLGTWSDTSTGGPARAYPVGGLCYYLSPPESFGSVLDDPVHAVIYIVFMLGSCAFFSKTWIEVSGSSAKDVAKQLKEQQMVMRGHRETSMVHELNRYIPTAAAFGGLCIGGLSVMADFLGAIGSGTGILLAVTIIYQYFEIFVKEQSEVGSMGALLF